In the Acanthopagrus latus isolate v.2019 chromosome 23, fAcaLat1.1, whole genome shotgun sequence genome, one interval contains:
- the LOC119014823 gene encoding uncharacterized protein LOC119014823: MLRILVILTFFHFGETKDCSVVNIYCPDIKTDNGFKFPYNCSNPAQNGSTEREVEISDNKTMIARGPSLVHSPHVTNMDNNSITTAECRDLHVKCIIHGRKVKESCWVYVTTGNMTPMSPDPIQSPDPADPPPTESPEKVPSWVYGLIGIIVIIVIIGILCHWKKKVKTLCTDLLVRIGLRTSQAGRETAGETGEPLSATHQQACDDNNHNAKLESVCTLSIDPEPDGETPPSSGLDRTLSNGRIQEPKNFFRSMRDDPGGVNDNKGKGRLRNGEMCNGWARGDRGPADENGGQPLLQNQRAANPDMTGEAGLVNERGFGTQQVRWCSTAPDADVESTLNMKNTMTDYYY; this comes from the exons ATGCTTCGAATTCTCGTCATCCTCACCTTCTTCCATTTTGGGGAGACAAAAG ACTGCTCGGTGGTAAACATTTACTGCCCTGATATCAAGACGGATAATGGATTCAAGTTTCCATACAACTGCTCAAACCCGGCCCAGAACGGGTCTACGGAACGTGAGGTGGAAATCAGTGACAACAAG ACAATGATCGCTCGCGGGCCGTCACTTGTCCATTCACCTCATGTCACGAACATGGACAACAATTCAATCACCACAGCAGAGTGCAGAGACCTGCACGTGAAGTGCATAATTCAT ggACGAAAGGTGAAGGAGAGCTGTTGGGTTTATGTAACTACTG GGAATATGACCCCGATGAGTCCTGATCCGATTCAATCACCAGACCCAGCGGACCCTCCAC CCACTGAATCACCTGAGAAAGTGCCGTCCTGGGTCTACGGGCTCATCGGGATCATTGTGATCATTGTGATCATTGGGATTCTTTGTCAttggaaaaagaaagtgaa GACGCTGTGTACAGACCTGCTGGTGCGGATCGGACTCAGAACTTCCCAGGCTGGGAGGGAGACAGCAGGAGAAACTGG TGAACCACTCTCTGCCACACATCAACAAGCCTGTGATGACAATAATCACAATGCGAAACTTGAAAGTGTGTGTACTCTCAG TATTGATCCTGAGCCTGATGGCGAGACTCCTCCATCCTCCGGTCTGGACCGCACCCTGAGCAACGGGAGGATCCAGGAGCCTAAAAA CTTCTTCCGCAGCATGAGGGATGATCCAGGAGGAGTGaatgataacaaaggaaaaggcCGTCTCAG GAACGGGGAAATGTGCAATGGATGGGCTCGCGGTGATCGTGGTCCTGCAGACGAGAATGGAGGACAGCCTCTGCTGCAGAATCAGAG AGCTGCCAACCCAGACATGACAGGCGAGGCCGGTTTGGTGAACGAACGCGGCTTTGGCACACAGCAGGTCAGATGGTGCTCGACTGCACCG GACGCTGACGTGGAGTCAACGCTCAACATGAAGAACACAAtgacagattattattattaa